A genome region from Hevea brasiliensis isolate MT/VB/25A 57/8 chromosome 9, ASM3005281v1, whole genome shotgun sequence includes the following:
- the LOC110651481 gene encoding LEAF RUST 10 DISEASE-RESISTANCE LOCUS RECEPTOR-LIKE PROTEIN KINASE-like 2.5, producing the protein MTNLFKDKLGQGGYGSVYKGKLFDGRLVAVKVLNASKGEGQEFINEVASISRTSHINIVTLLGFCFEGQKRALIYEFMPNGSLDKFICYKSPLKSSDHHLGWETMHQIAIGIAQGLEYLHRGCNTRIVHFDIKPHNILLDENFDPKISDFGLAKLCTRKDSIISMLEARGTIGYIAPEVFSRNFGGVSSKSDVYSYGMMVLDMVGGREEDVGTDHTSEKYFPHWIYRQLEQGKKSKLCGEVSIEENEIIRKLTIIGLWCIQTIPSERPSMSKVIEMLKGSIEALNIPPKHFLSSPPRSPSSTSTISMTKC; encoded by the coding sequence atgaccaatttgtTCAAAGATAAACTTGGCCAAGGAGGTTATGGCAGTGTGTACAAAGGAAAGCTTTTTGATGGTCGTCTTGTAGCAGTGAAAGTCTTAAATGCATCTAAAGGAGAAGGACAAGAATTCATCAATGAGGTTGCCAGCATTAGTAGAACTtctcatattaatattgtcactcTCTTGGGTTTTTGTTTTGAGGGTCAGAAAAGAGCTCTAATATATGAGTTTATGCCAAATGGATCTCTTGACAAGTTCATATGCTACAAAAGTCCTTTGAAGAGTAGTGATCATCATTTGGGATGGGAAACTATGCACCAAATTGCTATAGGAATAGCTCAAGGACTTGAGTACTTACACCGTGGATGCAACACAAGGATTGTGCACTTTGATATAAAGCCTCACAACATTCTTCTTGATGAAAATTTTGATCCCAAAATTTCTGATTTTGGGCTTGCAAAATTATGCACCAGAAAGGATAGTATTATATCCATGCTAGAGGCTAGAGGAACTATTGGGTATATAGCTCCGGAAGTGTTCAGCAGAAACTTTGGTGGAGTTTCATCCAAATCTGATGTTTATAGCTACGGTATGATGGTTTTAGACATGGTTGGAGGCAGAGAGGAAGATGTTGGAACAGATCATACGAGTGAGAAATATTTTCCACATTGGATTTATAGACAACTTGAGCAAGGCAAAAAATCCAAATTGTGTGGTGAGGTTTCCATTGAAGAGAATGAAATTATTAGGAAATTGACAATAATTGGCCTGTGGTGCATCCAAACAATTCCATCAGAGAGACCATCCATGAGTAAAGTGATAGAAATGCTAAAAGGTAGCATAGAAGCCTTAAACATCCCACCAAAGCATTTTTTATCTTCCCCTCCAAGATCTCCATCATCCACTTCTACCATATCAATGACAAAGTGTtga